One Canis lupus familiaris isolate Mischka breed German Shepherd chromosome 20, alternate assembly UU_Cfam_GSD_1.0, whole genome shotgun sequence genomic region harbors:
- the TMEM40 gene encoding transmembrane protein 40, translating into METSGPSSQTQDDSQVHAETEDLDYKETDFYKPDREAGLLSQEQPKRHKSSTSSSSSSSSSSSSSSSSGTEHEEPDLLKDELQLYGGAPREVVPSGESGLRRKGSDPASGEVEASELRRLNIKKDDEFFHFVLLCFAIGTLLVCYHYYADWFMSLGVGLLTFASLETVGIYFGLVYRIHSVLHGFIPLFQKLRLMGFRKTD; encoded by the exons ATGGAAACTTCAGGACCTTCCTCCCAGACTCAAGATGACAGTCAAGTCCATGCAGAAACAGAAGACCTAGACT ATAAAGAGACGGATTTCTACAAGCCAGACAGGGAGGCTGGACTCCTTTCCCAAGAACAACCTAAGAGACACAAGTCTtctacctcttcctcctcctcatcttcctcctcctcctcctcatcctcttcctcag GTACTGAGCATGAGGAACCTGACCTCTTGAAGGATGAGCTTCAGCTCTACGGAG GTGCCCCTAGAGAGGTGGTGCCCTCTGGAGAATCAG GACTCCGAAGAAAAGGCTCTGACCCAGCGAGTG GAGAAGTAGAGGCCTCTGAGTTGAGAAGACTGAATATAAAGAAAGATG ATGAGTTTTTCCATTTTGTCCTGCTCTGCTTTGCCATTGGGACCTTGCTGGTGTGTTATCACTATTATGCAG ACTGGTTCATGTCCCTTGGGGTCGGCCTACTCACCTTCGCCTCCCTGGAGACTGTGGGCATCTACTTTGGGCTGG TGTACCGGATCCACAGTGTCCTGCATGGCTTCATCCCCCTCTTTCAGAAGCTTAGGCTGATGG GGTTCAGGAAGACTGACTGA